The following proteins come from a genomic window of Methylorubrum populi:
- a CDS encoding formate/nitrite transporter family protein: MSEEIRSHEETETHGAHTREKDDAQVEKAHRPDALILHEIIRREGEEEMRRTTLALALSAFSAGLTMGFSLIVPGVLKGHLPHEPWAELVLSIGYSVGFLIVVLGRQQLFTENTVTPILPLLTERTFGALMRVVRLWTIVLVANILATILIASVLAHTDAFKPEVREAFAEISRHTVEDPFWTTVIKAVFAGWLIALMVWILPATGSAAPFIIILMTWLVSMCGLAHIVAGSVDAYYLVATGEIDFAKYLTGFFVPTLLGNVVGGVTLVSVLNFGQVAPDVEGQSPKPGSAP, translated from the coding sequence ATGTCTGAGGAAATTCGTTCGCACGAAGAAACCGAGACGCACGGGGCTCACACGCGCGAGAAGGACGACGCCCAGGTCGAGAAGGCCCACCGCCCGGACGCGCTGATCCTGCACGAGATCATCCGGCGCGAGGGCGAGGAGGAGATGCGGCGCACGACGCTGGCGCTCGCGCTCTCGGCATTCTCGGCCGGTCTCACCATGGGATTTTCGCTGATCGTCCCCGGGGTGCTGAAGGGACATCTGCCGCACGAACCCTGGGCCGAACTCGTCCTCAGCATCGGCTACTCGGTCGGCTTCCTCATCGTCGTGCTCGGGCGCCAGCAGCTCTTTACCGAGAACACCGTCACGCCGATTCTGCCGCTCCTGACCGAGCGGACCTTCGGCGCCTTGATGCGCGTGGTGCGGCTCTGGACCATCGTGCTCGTCGCCAACATCCTGGCGACCATCCTCATCGCCTCGGTGCTCGCCCATACCGACGCGTTCAAGCCGGAGGTGCGGGAAGCCTTCGCCGAGATCAGCCGTCACACCGTCGAGGACCCGTTCTGGACCACGGTGATCAAGGCGGTGTTCGCGGGCTGGCTGATCGCGCTGATGGTGTGGATCCTGCCGGCCACGGGCTCGGCGGCGCCCTTCATCATCATTTTGATGACGTGGCTCGTCTCGATGTGCGGGCTTGCCCATATCGTCGCCGGCTCGGTCGACGCCTACTACCTCGTCGCCACCGGTGAGATTGATTTCGCGAAGTATCTGACCGGGTTCTTCGTGCCGACACTGCTCGGCAACGTGGTCGGCGGCGTGACGCTGGTTTCGGTGCTGAACTTCGGGCAGGTCGCGCCGGATGTGGAGGGCCAGAGCCCCAAGCCCGGATCCGCGCCCTGA
- a CDS encoding helix-turn-helix transcriptional regulator, whose translation MALSAVIARIYDAAVDPEHWPDTIKRICLFVGGDQALLYWHDALKPDVDTLFRFNDDPNYSKLYEDHYAALNPLFPAFAFQPVGAVLSASDMVPAAEMERTRFHREWLAPQGMTDSLGVILEKDATRAAFLTIQWQRRPIEQAARYRIALIAPHLLRSVAIGRLFVSGRRREAVLTGALDHVEAGVFLVAETGRLVLANGRGRCMIEEGRLLRDVGGRLRATSTVADRAIFDHLRAIGGREGIPASNHAIPLSDETGDGWTATVLPLSDDRLGRAGEPRSAVAAIFVRSPSPPVVSPLEALARRHNLTASEIRVVEATLRLNGLDAIAAALGVARSTVKTHLNRVYRKSGTRNQAELIRMIAGFGV comes from the coding sequence GTGGCCCTGTCAGCCGTGATCGCGCGGATCTACGACGCGGCTGTCGATCCCGAGCATTGGCCCGACACCATCAAGAGAATCTGCCTGTTCGTCGGGGGTGATCAGGCACTGTTGTATTGGCACGATGCGCTCAAGCCGGATGTCGATACATTGTTCCGGTTCAACGACGATCCCAATTACAGTAAGCTCTACGAGGATCACTATGCGGCTCTGAATCCGCTTTTTCCCGCTTTCGCCTTCCAGCCTGTGGGAGCTGTCTTGTCCGCCAGCGACATGGTGCCGGCGGCGGAGATGGAGCGGACGCGCTTCCACCGGGAATGGCTCGCGCCGCAGGGGATGACCGATTCTCTCGGTGTCATCCTGGAGAAGGACGCCACCCGCGCCGCCTTCCTGACGATCCAGTGGCAGAGGAGGCCGATCGAGCAGGCGGCCCGGTACAGAATCGCCCTGATCGCCCCGCACCTCCTACGGTCCGTCGCGATCGGGCGCCTGTTCGTGAGCGGCCGTCGCCGCGAGGCCGTCCTGACCGGGGCGCTCGACCATGTCGAGGCCGGTGTGTTCCTCGTCGCCGAGACCGGGCGCCTCGTCCTCGCCAACGGGCGGGGTCGGTGCATGATCGAGGAGGGGCGCCTGCTCCGCGACGTCGGCGGGCGCCTAAGGGCGACCTCGACCGTGGCCGACCGCGCCATCTTCGACCATCTGCGCGCCATCGGCGGACGCGAGGGGATCCCTGCCTCCAACCATGCGATTCCGCTCTCGGACGAGACGGGGGACGGCTGGACGGCAACCGTCCTGCCGCTCTCCGACGACCGCCTCGGCCGCGCGGGCGAGCCGCGGAGCGCGGTCGCGGCCATTTTCGTGCGATCACCGTCGCCGCCCGTCGTCAGCCCGTTGGAGGCGCTCGCGCGACGGCACAACCTCACCGCCAGTGAGATCCGCGTGGTCGAGGCGACCTTGCGCCTGAACGGCCTCGACGCCATCGCCGCGGCGCTCGGCGTCGCGCGCTCGACCGTGAAGACGCACCTGAACCGCGTCTACCGGAAATCGGGGACCCGCAACCAGGCCGAACTCATCAGGATGATCGCCGGTTTCGGCGTGTGA
- a CDS encoding Hint domain-containing protein, with product MAITRASTDFEGNQADRGNGTPSLSGDGTLVAFASNATNLRVPSGVSGVVVKNLVSGEFVLASSDTRGVSLAGNSFAPSLAADGSAVAFGTNGSEITDNPNIQIAIKNLSNGDISVVSAAADGTQGNGNSGANPSISGDGRLVAFSSLATNLVANDTNATLDIFVKNVATGAITRASTAADGTQGNGGSNVASLSTDGSRVAFQSDASNLVAGDTNGTSDIFVKNLATGAIVNASTAANGTQGNGASTSASLSRDGTLVAFTSDASNLVLGDTNGRADVFVKNLTTGAITRVSTGTDGIQGNAESGNARISADGTKVTFTSRAGNLVPGDTNIVSDVFVKDLTTGALTRVSVSAAGTQANLASDGSSPSLSADGSRVAFASGASNLVPGDTNNAFDVFVSDVICFATGTRIRTARGEVAVEDLRVGDRAVTVGGKQRPIRWIGSRTLDGRGSALPFSQQPVRIRAGAFGGGLPVRDLSLSPGHPVLVGEHLVPVMCLVNGTSIARMPASSVTYWHVELDAHDILLAEGLPAESYLDLGSKPWFAGSDAPLHDPDFVATEAAGRCRPVALEGSVVEAERRRLDAVFAAELAHSCAWAEAGLPWIVA from the coding sequence ATGGCGATCACGCGCGCTTCGACGGATTTCGAGGGAAATCAGGCTGACAGAGGGAATGGCACCCCCTCCCTCTCGGGCGACGGCACCCTCGTCGCCTTCGCCAGCAACGCCACCAACCTCCGGGTCCCGAGCGGAGTCTCCGGCGTCGTCGTCAAGAACTTGGTGAGCGGCGAGTTCGTACTGGCTTCGAGTGACACCCGCGGGGTGTCCTTGGCCGGAAACTCTTTCGCTCCGTCGCTGGCCGCCGACGGCAGCGCCGTGGCCTTTGGGACCAACGGAAGCGAGATCACCGACAACCCGAACATCCAAATCGCGATCAAGAATCTGTCGAACGGCGACATCTCCGTCGTCTCAGCCGCCGCCGACGGCACCCAGGGCAACGGCAACAGCGGTGCCAACCCCTCGATCTCGGGCGACGGGCGCCTGGTCGCCTTCTCGAGCCTCGCCACGAACCTCGTCGCGAACGACACGAACGCGACCCTCGACATCTTCGTCAAGAACGTCGCGACCGGCGCGATCACCCGCGCCTCGACCGCCGCCGACGGCACGCAGGGCAACGGCGGCAGCAACGTCGCGTCCCTGTCGACCGACGGCAGCCGCGTCGCATTCCAGAGCGACGCCAGCAACCTCGTGGCCGGCGACACCAACGGCACCTCCGACATCTTCGTCAAGAACCTGGCCACCGGCGCCATCGTCAACGCATCCACCGCCGCGAACGGCACCCAGGGCAACGGTGCCAGCACCAGCGCCTCGCTGTCGCGCGACGGCACTCTCGTGGCGTTCACCAGCGACGCCAGCAACCTCGTGCTCGGCGACACCAACGGCCGGGCCGACGTCTTCGTCAAGAACCTGACCACGGGGGCCATCACCCGCGTCTCCACCGGCACCGACGGCATCCAGGGCAACGCCGAATCGGGAAACGCCCGGATCTCGGCCGACGGCACGAAGGTCACGTTCACCAGCCGCGCCGGCAACCTCGTACCCGGCGACACCAACATCGTCTCCGACGTGTTCGTGAAGGATCTGACCACCGGCGCGCTCACCCGCGTCTCCGTCTCCGCCGCCGGCACGCAGGCCAACCTCGCCAGCGATGGCAGCAGCCCGAGCCTGTCGGCCGACGGCAGCCGCGTCGCCTTCGCAAGCGGCGCCAGCAACCTCGTGCCCGGCGACACCAACAACGCCTTCGACGTGTTCGTGTCCGACGTGATCTGCTTCGCCACCGGCACCCGCATCCGCACCGCCCGCGGCGAGGTCGCGGTCGAGGATCTGCGCGTCGGCGATCGCGCGGTCACGGTCGGGGGAAAGCAGCGCCCGATCCGCTGGATCGGCTCCCGCACCCTCGACGGCCGCGGCTCCGCCCTGCCCTTCAGCCAGCAACCGGTGCGCATCCGCGCCGGCGCCTTCGGCGGCGGCCTGCCCGTTCGCGACCTGTCCCTGTCGCCGGGCCATCCGGTGCTGGTCGGCGAGCACCTCGTGCCGGTCATGTGCCTCGTCAACGGCACCAGCATCGCCCGCATGCCGGCGTCATCGGTGACGTACTGGCACGTCGAACTGGATGCTCACGACATCCTGCTCGCCGAGGGCCTGCCGGCGGAGAGCTACCTCGATCTCGGCTCAAAGCCTTGGTTTGCCGGATCCGATGCGCCCCTGCACGACCCCGACTTCGTGGCCACGGAGGCGGCGGGCCGCTGCCGTCCGGTGGCTTTGGAAGGGTCGGTCGTCGAGGCCGAGCGGCGTCGGCTCGACGCGGTGTTCGCGGCCGAACTCGCCCACTCCTGCGCCTGGGCCGAGGCCGGCCTGCCCTGGATCGTCGCCTGA
- a CDS encoding Hint domain-containing protein, with protein sequence MAITRASTTADGTEGNGISGTPSLSEDGTLVAFDTTATNLGFRPDPSGSSSVFLKNLTTGAITRLSSDSDGNPLTEQSFSASLAPDGGAAAFVTGAQEVVGSGRPRQVVVKSLVTGDLRVASTAADGTLANADVTTPSLSDDGRTVAFGTAASNLVPNDANQTFDVFVKNLDTGAIIRASAAADGTPANGFSISFSLAGDGRSIAFHSTATNLVAGDTNGRSDVFVKNLTTGAVANASTAADGSLGNGDSFSATQSRDGNLVAFLSSADNLVAGDTNGRTDVFVKNLTTGAVTRVSTAADGTQGNADATGIPRISADGTKVAFTSRATSLVAGDSNLATDTFVKDLTTGALTRVSTAADGTQGNGPSNGSTLALSADGSRVAFDSQANNLVPGDTNNTTDVFVADVICFATGTRIRTARGEVAVEELVVGDRAVTLGGASRPIRWVGSRTLDGQGRALPHNQQPIRIRTGAFGDGLPARDLYLSPGHPVLVGAEADGSGGLLVPVMCLVNGISVARIPVEAVTYWHVELDAHDILFAEGLGAESYLDLGSRPWFAGSDEPLHDPDGMSADSAARCRPVLVEGPVVEAERRRLDAVFSAELVQSCAWTGASASPTI encoded by the coding sequence ATGGCCATCACCCGCGCTTCCACGACCGCCGACGGCACCGAGGGCAACGGCATCAGCGGCACCCCCTCCCTCTCGGAAGACGGCACCCTCGTCGCCTTCGACACCACCGCGACCAACCTCGGCTTCAGGCCCGATCCGAGCGGATCATCGAGCGTCTTCCTCAAGAACCTGACCACCGGCGCCATCACCCGCCTCTCGTCCGACAGCGACGGCAACCCACTGACGGAACAGAGCTTCTCCGCCTCGCTGGCGCCGGACGGCGGCGCCGCGGCGTTCGTGACGGGCGCGCAGGAGGTGGTCGGGTCGGGCCGGCCGCGTCAGGTCGTGGTCAAGAGCCTCGTGACCGGCGACCTCCGCGTGGCCTCGACCGCTGCCGACGGGACCCTGGCGAATGCCGACGTCACGACGCCGTCGCTGTCGGATGACGGCCGCACGGTCGCGTTCGGGACCGCAGCCTCGAATCTCGTGCCGAACGACGCGAACCAGACGTTCGACGTCTTCGTCAAGAATCTCGACACCGGCGCGATCATCCGCGCCTCGGCCGCCGCCGACGGCACGCCGGCCAACGGCTTCAGCATTTCCTTCTCGCTGGCCGGGGACGGGCGCAGCATCGCCTTCCACAGCACCGCCACCAACCTCGTGGCCGGCGACACCAACGGTCGCTCCGACGTCTTCGTCAAGAACCTGACCACCGGCGCCGTCGCCAACGCCTCGACCGCCGCCGACGGCAGCCTGGGCAACGGCGACAGCTTCAGCGCAACGCAGTCGCGCGACGGCAATCTCGTCGCCTTCCTCAGCAGCGCCGACAACCTCGTGGCCGGCGACACCAACGGCCGCACCGACGTGTTCGTGAAGAACCTGACCACGGGCGCGGTCACCCGCGTCTCCACTGCCGCCGACGGCACCCAGGGCAATGCCGATGCCACCGGCATTCCGCGAATCTCCGCCGATGGGACGAAGGTCGCGTTCACCAGCCGGGCCACCAGCTTGGTCGCGGGCGACAGCAATCTCGCCACCGACACCTTCGTCAAGGATCTGACCACCGGCGCGCTCACCCGCGTCTCGACCGCCGCCGACGGCACGCAGGGCAACGGTCCCAGCAACGGCAGCACCCTCGCCCTCTCGGCCGACGGCAGCCGCGTCGCCTTCGACAGCCAGGCCAACAATCTCGTGCCCGGCGATACCAACAACACGACCGACGTGTTCGTGGCCGACGTGATCTGCTTTGCCACCGGTACCCGCATCCGCACCGCGCGCGGCGAGGTCGCCGTCGAGGAACTGGTGGTCGGCGACCGCGCGGTCACGCTGGGCGGGGCCTCGCGCCCGATCCGCTGGGTCGGCTCACGCACCCTCGACGGCCAGGGCCGTGCCCTGCCCCACAATCAGCAGCCGATCCGCATCCGCACCGGCGCGTTCGGCGACGGCCTTCCCGCGCGCGACCTCTACCTCTCCCCCGGCCACCCCGTGCTGGTCGGGGCCGAGGCCGACGGTTCCGGCGGACTCCTCGTGCCGGTGATGTGCCTCGTCAACGGCATCAGCGTCGCCCGGATACCGGTCGAGGCCGTCACCTACTGGCACGTCGAACTGGATGCCCACGACATCCTGTTCGCCGAGGGTTTAGGCGCCGAGAGCTACCTCGATCTCGGTTCACGGCCGTGGTTCGCCGGCTCCGATGAGCCCCTGCACGACCCTGACGGCATGTCGGCGGACTCCGCCGCCCGCTGTCGTCCGGTCTTAGTGGAGGGACCGGTGGTCGAGGCCGAGCGGCGCCGGCTCGATGCCGTGTTCTCGGCCGAGCTCGTGCAGTCCTGCGCCTGGACGGGAGCGTCCGCCTCTCCGACGATCTGA
- a CDS encoding competence/damage-inducible protein A, whose protein sequence is MSQSSSSPSSDVTAAVLVIGDEILSGRTKDKNIGTIADMLTEIGVDLREVRIVPDVKAEIVAAVNALRARYTYLFTSGGIGPTHDDITADSVAEAFGVGIDIDPRARAMLLERHRPEDLNAARLRMARIPDGADLIANPVSKAPGFRIGNVFVMAGVPQIMGAMLDEIRPTLTSNAPVISETIEAGAIPEGNFAGGLGEIAAAHGSVSIGSYPSMTPDGFRNRIVVRGRDAEAVTAARAAVEDLLSGLRT, encoded by the coding sequence ATGTCCCAGAGTTCCAGCTCTCCGAGCTCCGATGTCACGGCCGCCGTCCTCGTCATCGGCGACGAGATTCTCTCGGGCCGCACCAAGGACAAGAACATCGGCACCATCGCCGACATGCTGACCGAGATCGGCGTGGACCTGCGCGAGGTGCGCATCGTTCCGGACGTGAAGGCCGAGATCGTCGCGGCGGTGAACGCGCTGCGGGCGCGCTACACCTACCTCTTCACCTCCGGCGGCATCGGCCCGACCCACGACGACATCACCGCCGACAGCGTGGCGGAAGCCTTCGGCGTCGGCATCGACATCGATCCGCGCGCCCGCGCCATGCTGCTGGAGCGGCACCGGCCGGAGGACCTCAACGCGGCGCGGCTGCGCATGGCCCGCATCCCGGACGGGGCCGACCTGATCGCCAATCCCGTGTCGAAGGCGCCGGGCTTTCGCATCGGCAACGTCTTCGTCATGGCCGGCGTGCCGCAGATCATGGGGGCGATGCTCGACGAGATCCGCCCGACCCTCACCTCGAACGCGCCGGTGATCTCGGAGACGATCGAGGCCGGTGCGATCCCCGAGGGCAATTTTGCGGGCGGCCTCGGCGAGATCGCCGCCGCGCACGGCAGCGTCTCGATCGGCTCCTATCCGTCGATGACGCCGGACGGATTCCGCAACCGCATCGTCGTGCGCGGGCGCGACGCGGAGGCGGTGACGGCGGCGCGGGCGGCGGTGGAGGACCTGCTGTCCGGACTGCGAACCTGA
- the sfsA gene encoding DNA/RNA nuclease SfsA, giving the protein MRFPSPLIEGRLVRRYKRFLADVTLSDGTMVTAHCANPGAMLGLNAEGFRVLLSPSTNPARKLGFSLELVEADLPGGPQWVGINTARPNALVAEAFREGQLAPLAGYDTLRPEVAYGKASRVDFLASGGGLPPCHVEVKNCHLMRRAGLAEFPDCKAARSARHMEELAGVVAAGGRAMLIVVIQMRAEAFDVARDIDPAFDRALRAALAAGVEAYAYACAVGPEGVVIDAPVSILTPGAPAPPARTSG; this is encoded by the coding sequence ATGCGCTTCCCCTCCCCCCTGATCGAAGGGCGCCTCGTGCGGCGCTACAAGCGCTTCCTCGCCGACGTGACGCTTTCCGACGGTACGATGGTGACGGCGCATTGCGCCAATCCGGGCGCGATGCTCGGCCTCAACGCGGAAGGGTTTCGCGTGCTGCTCTCGCCCTCGACCAACCCGGCGCGAAAGCTCGGGTTCTCCTTGGAGCTCGTGGAGGCGGATCTGCCCGGCGGACCGCAATGGGTCGGCATCAACACCGCGCGGCCCAACGCGCTGGTCGCGGAGGCGTTTCGCGAAGGACAACTCGCGCCGCTCGCGGGCTACGACACGCTCCGTCCGGAGGTCGCCTACGGCAAGGCGAGCCGCGTCGATTTCCTGGCGAGCGGCGGCGGCCTGCCGCCCTGCCATGTCGAGGTGAAGAACTGCCATCTGATGCGGCGTGCGGGGCTCGCGGAGTTCCCCGATTGCAAGGCCGCCCGCTCGGCCCGCCACATGGAGGAATTGGCCGGCGTCGTCGCCGCGGGCGGACGGGCGATGCTGATCGTGGTGATCCAGATGCGGGCCGAGGCCTTCGACGTCGCTCGCGACATCGACCCGGCCTTCGACCGCGCGCTTCGGGCGGCGCTGGCGGCGGGCGTCGAGGCCTACGCCTATGCCTGCGCGGTCGGTCCGGAGGGCGTCGTGATCGATGCCCCCGTGTCGATCCTCACGCCGGGCGCGCCGGCTCCGCCCGCTCGAACATCAGGTTGA
- a CDS encoding FkbM family methyltransferase encodes MTDTSPYGTYAPTGLVARIAERTQKLPEQSWRARRMAMFLRRLAISMLRGRPLDVERYGARMRLHPYNNNCEKKVLFTPQFFDPQERALLRQRLSEDAVFLDIGANIGAYALFVAAFTGPRARILAVEPQPDVFDRLTFNIGQNPFGTVKAIACAVADKGGELTLFIDPRNRGESSVKIVGTHKNATVRVPAVTLVDLCRSERIERIDAIKLDVEGAEDLILEPFLRDAPASLLPSLLIIENGADQWQTDLPSLLQKYGYRQIARTRLNLMFERAEPARPA; translated from the coding sequence ATGACCGACACTTCGCCCTACGGCACCTACGCCCCCACCGGCCTCGTCGCGCGGATCGCGGAGCGAACCCAGAAGCTTCCCGAGCAATCCTGGCGGGCACGCCGGATGGCGATGTTCCTGCGCCGCCTCGCCATCTCCATGCTGCGCGGCCGCCCGCTCGACGTCGAGCGCTACGGCGCGCGGATGCGGCTGCACCCCTACAACAACAACTGCGAGAAGAAGGTGCTCTTCACCCCGCAGTTCTTCGATCCGCAGGAGCGGGCCCTGCTGAGGCAGCGTCTGAGCGAGGACGCCGTGTTCCTCGACATCGGCGCCAATATCGGGGCCTACGCGCTGTTCGTGGCGGCCTTCACGGGCCCGCGCGCCCGCATCCTCGCGGTGGAGCCGCAGCCCGACGTATTCGACCGGCTGACCTTCAATATCGGCCAGAACCCGTTCGGGACGGTCAAGGCGATCGCCTGCGCGGTCGCCGACAAGGGGGGCGAGCTGACGCTGTTCATCGATCCGCGCAACCGCGGCGAGTCGAGCGTGAAGATCGTCGGCACCCACAAGAATGCGACCGTGCGCGTGCCGGCGGTGACCCTGGTGGATCTGTGCCGCTCGGAGCGGATCGAGCGCATCGATGCGATCAAGCTCGATGTCGAGGGCGCCGAGGATCTGATCTTGGAGCCGTTCCTGCGCGATGCGCCGGCTTCCCTGCTGCCCTCGCTGCTCATTATCGAGAACGGCGCCGACCAGTGGCAGACCGACCTGCCGAGCCTGCTCCAGAAATACGGATACCGACAAATCGCCCGCACCCGGCTCAACCTGATGTTCGAGCGGGCGGAGCCGGCGCGCCCGGCGTGA
- a CDS encoding alpha/beta fold hydrolase, which yields MQSFDSDGVQIAFIDVPAKEGAPGGGDPILLIHGFASNHAVNWVNTLWVRYLTEAGYRVIALDNRGHGQSEKLYDPAAYTSDQMAGDAVRLLRHLDIPRADVMGYSMGARIAAHMALDHPEEVRSLLIGGLGFNLVDGRGLPQGIAEALEAPAGAPAPNPTAATFRTFAEQTKSDLRALAACIRASRQTLSRAELSAIDTPTLISVGTLDTVAGSGPELAKLMPNARALDLPNRDHSTAVGDRLHRQGVLEFLAQRP from the coding sequence ATGCAGAGCTTCGATTCCGACGGCGTGCAGATCGCCTTTATCGACGTGCCGGCCAAGGAAGGGGCTCCGGGTGGTGGCGACCCGATCCTGTTGATCCACGGCTTCGCCTCGAATCACGCGGTGAATTGGGTCAATACGCTCTGGGTTCGGTATCTCACCGAGGCCGGATATCGCGTCATCGCCCTCGACAACCGCGGCCATGGGCAGAGCGAGAAGCTCTACGATCCCGCCGCCTACACCTCCGACCAGATGGCGGGCGATGCGGTGCGGCTCCTGCGCCACCTCGACATCCCGCGCGCGGACGTGATGGGCTACTCCATGGGCGCGCGCATCGCCGCGCACATGGCGCTCGATCATCCGGAGGAAGTCCGCTCGCTGCTGATCGGCGGTCTCGGCTTCAACCTCGTGGACGGGCGCGGCCTGCCTCAGGGCATCGCCGAGGCGCTGGAGGCGCCCGCCGGCGCGCCCGCGCCGAACCCGACGGCGGCGACCTTCCGCACCTTCGCCGAGCAGACCAAGAGCGACCTGCGCGCCCTCGCCGCCTGCATCCGCGCCTCGCGGCAGACGCTGTCGCGGGCCGAACTCTCGGCCATCGACACGCCCACGCTGATCTCGGTCGGCACGCTCGACACGGTGGCAGGGTCCGGACCGGAACTGGCGAAGCTGATGCCGAACGCGCGCGCCCTCGACCTGCCGAATCGCGACCACTCCACGGCGGTCGGCGACCGGCTGCACCGCCAGGGCGTGCTGGAGTTCCTCGCGCAGCGTCCCTAA
- a CDS encoding ABC transporter permease, which yields MLNVPAILAIYRFEMARFWRTALQSIVAPVISTSLYFVVFGAAIGSRVQTVDGVPYGLFIVPGLMMLSLLTQSVSNASFGIYFPRFAGTIYEILSAPISPFEVVLGYVGAAATKAIVIGLTILATAALFVPLHIEHPFWMVFFLLLTAITFSLFGFVIGLWADGFEKLQLVPLLIVTPLTFLGGSFYSIDMLPPFWRAVSLFNPVVYLVSGFRWAFFGKGDVAVGISIAATLAFLALCLGLVTYIFRTGYRLKS from the coding sequence ATGCTGAACGTCCCTGCCATCCTCGCCATCTACCGCTTCGAGATGGCCCGCTTCTGGCGCACGGCCCTGCAGAGCATCGTCGCGCCGGTGATCTCCACCTCGCTCTACTTCGTGGTGTTCGGCGCGGCGATCGGCTCGCGGGTGCAGACGGTGGACGGCGTGCCCTACGGCCTGTTCATCGTGCCGGGGCTGATGATGCTCTCGCTGCTGACGCAGAGTGTCTCGAACGCCTCCTTCGGCATCTATTTCCCGCGCTTCGCCGGCACGATCTACGAGATCCTGTCGGCACCGATCTCCCCCTTCGAGGTCGTGCTCGGCTATGTCGGCGCGGCGGCGACGAAGGCGATCGTCATCGGGCTGACCATCCTCGCTACCGCGGCGCTGTTCGTGCCGCTGCATATCGAGCACCCGTTCTGGATGGTGTTCTTCCTGCTGCTGACGGCCATCACCTTCAGCCTGTTCGGCTTCGTGATCGGGCTGTGGGCCGACGGTTTCGAGAAGCTGCAACTGGTGCCGCTCCTCATCGTCACGCCGCTGACCTTCCTCGGTGGCAGCTTCTACTCCATCGATATGCTGCCGCCGTTCTGGCGGGCGGTGAGCCTGTTCAACCCGGTGGTTTACCTCGTGAGCGGCTTCCGATGGGCCTTCTTCGGCAAGGGTGACGTGGCGGTCGGAATCAGCATCGCCGCGACGCTCGCCTTCCTCGCGCTGTGCCTCGGTCTCGTGACCTACATCTTCCGTACGGGGTACCGGCTGAAGAGCTGA
- a CDS encoding ABC transporter ATP-binding protein, whose translation MPPIVSIANLSKVYASGLHALRDVNLDIAKGEIFALLGPNGAGKSTLINIVCGIVTPSTGEIRVGGHDILESYRAARRLIGLVPQELTTDAFEKVWDTVSFSRGLFGLAKNPAHIERVLRDLSLYDKRESRIMQLSGGMKRRVLIAKALAHEPQVLFLDEPTAGVDVELRQDMWRLVRRLREQGVTVILTTHYIEEAEEMADRVGVIRKGEIILVEDKVELMRKLGKKQLILHLREAVTILPENLARHDLQIGEDGRTLVYTYDTRRERTGITGLLGELADAGIAFTDLDTSQSSLEDIFVDLVRERA comes from the coding sequence ATGCCACCGATCGTTTCGATCGCGAACCTGTCGAAGGTCTACGCCTCGGGGTTGCATGCTCTGCGCGACGTGAACCTCGACATCGCCAAAGGCGAGATCTTTGCGCTGCTCGGGCCCAACGGCGCCGGCAAGTCGACCCTCATCAACATCGTCTGCGGGATCGTGACGCCGAGCACCGGTGAGATCCGCGTCGGCGGCCACGATATCCTCGAGTCCTACCGCGCCGCCCGCCGGCTGATCGGGCTGGTGCCGCAGGAACTCACCACCGACGCCTTCGAGAAGGTGTGGGACACCGTGAGCTTCAGCCGCGGCCTGTTCGGGCTTGCCAAGAACCCGGCCCATATCGAGCGGGTGCTGCGCGATCTCTCCCTCTACGACAAGCGCGAGAGCCGCATCATGCAGCTTTCCGGCGGCATGAAGCGCCGTGTTCTGATCGCCAAGGCCCTCGCCCACGAGCCGCAGGTGCTGTTCCTCGATGAGCCGACGGCGGGCGTCGACGTGGAACTGCGCCAGGACATGTGGCGCCTCGTGCGCCGCCTGCGCGAACAGGGCGTCACGGTGATCCTCACCACCCACTACATCGAGGAGGCCGAGGAGATGGCCGACCGGGTCGGGGTGATCCGCAAGGGCGAGATCATCCTCGTCGAGGACAAGGTCGAGCTGATGCGCAAGCTCGGCAAAAAGCAGCTGATCCTGCATCTGCGCGAGGCGGTCACAATCCTGCCCGAAAACCTCGCGCGCCACGATCTCCAGATCGGCGAGGACGGACGCACCCTCGTCTACACCTACGACACGCGGCGCGAGCGCACCGGCATCACTGGCCTGCTCGGCGAGCTCGCCGATGCCGGCATCGCCTTCACCGATCTCGATACCAGCCAGAGCTCGCTTGAAGACATCTTCGTCGATCTCGTCCGCGAGCGCGCGTGA